The following proteins come from a genomic window of Helicobacter canadensis MIT 98-5491:
- the msrA gene encoding peptide-methionine (S)-S-oxide reductase MsrA, with protein MRVVIYLAGGCFWGIQGYFDLLKGVVSSQVGYANSKIEDPSYELVCSGITGAVEAVKVTYEDEILSLNEILQRFFDIINPFALNYQGNDFGTQYRSGIYAQDSKILEEVHSFIQNLQKNFSQEIVTEVMELENFYPAESYHQKYLAKNPNGYCHIDLSKALQNNYIP; from the coding sequence ATGCGTGTTGTTATTTATCTAGCAGGAGGCTGTTTTTGGGGGATTCAAGGATATTTTGATTTACTAAAAGGAGTGGTTAGCTCTCAAGTGGGCTATGCAAACTCCAAGATAGAAGATCCTAGCTATGAGCTTGTATGCAGCGGAATCACAGGGGCAGTAGAAGCAGTAAAAGTAACTTATGAAGATGAAATTTTATCACTTAATGAGATTTTACAAAGATTCTTTGATATTATCAATCCTTTTGCACTCAATTATCAAGGCAATGACTTTGGCACACAATACCGCAGCGGAATCTACGCACAAGATTCTAAAATCCTAGAAGAAGTGCATTCATTTATCCAAAATCTACAAAAGAATTTTTCACAAGAAATTGTAACAGAAGTTATGGAATTAGAAAATTTCTATCCTGCTGAATCATATCATCAAAAATACCTTGCAAAAAATCCTAATGGCTACTGCCATATTGATTTAAGCAAGGCATTGCAAAATAATTATATCCCTTGA
- a CDS encoding response regulator transcription factor, translating into MYQILIVEDDLDMQKLLVDYLKKSGMEAIATDSPNEALEMLKSKRNFDLAVLDIMLPEMDGLELCKKIRQISDLPIIMSSARGDIGSKILGFERGADDYLAKSYEPIELVARINALLKRYSANQVIHYGDLEVDNNKHKVTLEGYSIDLTPAEFEILNLLISNKGKPYSRESLSQAISSIAPDSSLRSIDTHIRNLRAKLGDDAKEPKYIQSVWGIGYKFCD; encoded by the coding sequence ATGTATCAAATTTTAATCGTTGAAGATGATTTGGATATGCAAAAGTTATTGGTTGATTACCTAAAAAAAAGCGGTATGGAAGCAATAGCAACTGATAGTCCAAATGAAGCCTTAGAAATGCTAAAATCCAAAAGAAATTTTGATTTGGCAGTGCTTGATATTATGCTACCTGAAATGGATGGCTTAGAACTCTGCAAAAAAATAAGACAAATTAGCGATTTACCTATCATTATGTCCTCTGCAAGAGGAGATATAGGTAGCAAAATTTTAGGTTTTGAGAGGGGTGCTGATGATTATCTTGCAAAATCCTATGAACCCATAGAATTAGTTGCAAGAATCAATGCTTTATTGAAGCGATACTCTGCCAATCAAGTGATACACTATGGGGATTTAGAAGTTGATAACAATAAGCATAAAGTTACCTTAGAAGGATACTCTATTGATCTTACTCCAGCAGAATTTGAAATTTTAAATCTCCTAATTTCCAACAAAGGCAAACCTTACTCAAGAGAATCACTCTCTCAAGCCATCTCAAGTATCGCCCCTGATTCTTCACTAAGGAGTATTGACACGCACATTAGGAATCTACGAGCAAAACTTGGAGATGATGCAAAAGAACCAAAATATATACAATCTGTTTGGGGAATAGGATATAAATTCTGTGATTAA
- a CDS encoding ATP-binding protein, whose product MIKKWLYPSLFVQIYLLFFISIVISVIITYSLNIANLRQNEEKIISQTTFLAQQSMLELINGNVRRIHTLIKSYDFVHIDKIPQESTIIYKSSDTLAKMQIFKFHQNYGFGLEYLGESYIAQKDFNEQLSFRNNSIFWILLDFLVLLLTFAIILAILHPMKVLRNSLEEFTKGNYKVRIKIPKEPEQALLARSFNEMAAKISKLMEIREFILRNIGHELKTPISKAKLALEFIPPSPNKEILSKAIQNLDTLTSQILTFEKVQEGKDLLEFKDFFVESLILETLSHMFISEEEVEIKINENFKIYGDLNFLSIALKNLIENAKKYKSGGKIEIFTQKQDNCFCLRVGNEGEKLQKEIGEYFEPFYRDKKHELIQGHGLGLGIIKGILEMHHLELKYQYKDNHHYFMILFKGI is encoded by the coding sequence GTGATTAAAAAGTGGCTTTATCCTTCTTTATTTGTTCAAATTTATTTACTTTTTTTTATTTCTATTGTTATTAGTGTCATTATTACTTATTCCCTAAACATTGCCAATTTACGCCAAAATGAAGAAAAAATTATCTCCCAGACAACCTTTTTAGCACAACAATCTATGTTAGAGCTTATTAATGGTAATGTTCGTAGAATCCACACTCTTATTAAAAGCTATGATTTTGTGCATATAGATAAAATCCCACAAGAATCAACTATTATCTACAAAAGTAGCGATACTCTAGCTAAAATGCAAATTTTTAAATTTCATCAAAATTATGGCTTTGGATTAGAATATTTAGGAGAATCCTACATAGCGCAAAAAGATTTCAATGAACAACTTTCTTTTAGGAATAATTCTATCTTTTGGATTCTTTTAGATTTTCTAGTCTTACTTCTCACTTTTGCAATTATCTTGGCTATTTTACACCCAATGAAAGTTTTACGCAATTCTTTAGAAGAATTCACCAAAGGTAACTACAAAGTCCGCATCAAAATACCAAAAGAGCCAGAACAAGCATTGCTTGCGCGTAGCTTCAATGAAATGGCGGCAAAAATTTCTAAATTAATGGAAATAAGAGAATTTATCTTGCGTAATATTGGGCACGAGCTAAAAACGCCCATCTCTAAAGCAAAATTAGCCCTAGAATTTATCCCACCAAGCCCCAATAAAGAAATTTTAAGTAAAGCAATCCAAAATTTAGATACCCTAACAAGCCAGATTCTAACCTTTGAAAAAGTTCAAGAAGGCAAAGATTTATTGGAGTTTAAAGATTTTTTTGTTGAATCACTCATCTTAGAAACGCTAAGCCATATGTTTATCAGCGAAGAAGAAGTAGAAATCAAAATCAATGAGAATTTTAAAATTTATGGGGACTTGAATTTTCTCTCCATTGCTCTAAAAAATCTTATTGAAAATGCAAAAAAATATAAAAGTGGTGGAAAAATAGAGATTTTTACCCAAAAGCAAGACAATTGCTTCTGTCTTAGAGTGGGTAATGAGGGCGAAAAATTACAAAAAGAAATTGGGGAATATTTTGAACCCTTTTATCGCGATAAAAAACACGAACTTATCCAAGGGCATGGTTTAGGGCTTGGAATCATTAAAGGAATTTTAGAAATGCATCATTTGGAATTAAAATATCAATACAAAGACAATCATCATTATTTTATGATTCTCTTTAAAGGAATATAA
- a CDS encoding phosphatase — translation MQEFIGIDLGSNSLRGVRMNTQYEVLGEYEAVVRSAEGLNESGKICNAALERIVLGLQNLKKALKIKPQDRIIALTTQAMRQATNSKEVLEIIAQKTQIEFQIITGEEEAYITSLAPQRSVKKLAQVNPKYQKDCFVIVDMGGASSEFIFCTEKGITAKSFKVGIVQAKDQYKTLENFIAHKKEIIAPIVEFINEQSHNKPAFLVANSGTPTMVCAIKMGLKSYDSKKVFGKVLKIEDFKEELHKFETLNQEEKENLVGVFKADVVPFGIMLFLFFMEILEFEECLIIDEGVREGAAILGIDKINLHQKNK, via the coding sequence ATGCAAGAATTTATTGGAATTGATTTAGGAAGCAATTCTTTGCGTGGGGTTAGAATGAATACCCAATATGAAGTGCTTGGAGAGTATGAAGCAGTTGTAAGAAGTGCAGAGGGCTTAAATGAAAGTGGAAAAATTTGCAACGCAGCATTAGAGCGGATTGTTCTTGGATTGCAAAATCTCAAAAAAGCTTTAAAAATTAAACCCCAAGATAGAATCATCGCCCTAACCACACAAGCTATGCGTCAAGCAACAAACTCCAAAGAAGTCCTAGAAATTATCGCACAAAAAACACAAATTGAATTCCAAATCATTACAGGAGAAGAAGAAGCCTATATCACTTCTCTTGCACCGCAAAGATCAGTCAAAAAACTCGCACAAGTCAATCCAAAATACCAAAAAGATTGCTTTGTCATTGTGGATATGGGAGGAGCAAGCAGTGAATTTATTTTCTGCACAGAAAAAGGAATTACAGCAAAAAGCTTCAAAGTGGGTATTGTGCAAGCTAAAGATCAATACAAAACTCTAGAAAATTTTATTGCCCATAAAAAGGAAATTATAGCCCCCATTGTGGAATTTATTAATGAACAAAGTCATAATAAACCAGCTTTTTTAGTAGCCAATAGCGGAACTCCCACAATGGTTTGTGCCATCAAAATGGGTTTAAAATCTTATGATTCCAAAAAAGTTTTTGGGAAAGTGCTTAAAATAGAAGATTTTAAGGAAGAATTGCATAAATTTGAAACGCTCAATCAAGAAGAAAAAGAAAATTTAGTGGGTGTCTTTAAGGCTGATGTAGTGCCTTTTGGCATTATGCTCTTTTTGTTTTTTATGGAGATTTTAGAGTTTGAAGAATGCCTAATCATTGATGAAGGAGTGCGAGAAGGGGCAGCTATTTTGGGAATAGATAAAATCAACTTGCACCAAAAAAATAAATAA
- the kcuS gene encoding KCU-star family selenoprotein, translating into MKWEKFAFYCKKIYQKSDKFFHLLVGMPSYTKYLEHMQKNHPDKIPKTQREFFKEAMEAKYGAGRNKC; encoded by the coding sequence GTGAAATGGGAGAAATTTGCTTTTTATTGCAAAAAAATTTATCAAAAATCAGATAAGTTTTTTCATTTATTAGTAGGAATGCCAAGCTATACTAAATATTTGGAACATATGCAAAAAAATCATCCAGATAAAATACCCAAAACACAAAGGGAATTTTTCAAAGAAGCAATGGAAGCCAAATATGGAGCGGGACGCAATAAATGCTGA
- a CDS encoding Fur family transcriptional regulator has translation MLEQLLKQNNLKITPQRITILKEIEKRGHISIEEIYENIREIHPSISLATIYKNLTSMQEAKIIDEVKLPNQKQRYELIKKPHIHLVCEKCGNITDMHFDNSIQQLKKDCETQTHYKIKDASIVLLGICEHCQNN, from the coding sequence ATGTTAGAACAACTTTTAAAACAAAATAATCTCAAAATTACTCCTCAAAGAATTACTATCCTTAAAGAGATAGAAAAAAGAGGGCATATTAGCATTGAAGAAATTTATGAAAATATTCGCGAGATTCACCCTTCTATTTCTCTTGCTACAATCTATAAAAATCTTACTTCTATGCAAGAGGCAAAAATTATTGATGAAGTAAAATTGCCCAATCAAAAACAACGCTATGAGCTTATTAAAAAGCCTCATATTCATTTAGTATGTGAGAAGTGTGGGAATATTACTGATATGCATTTTGATAATTCTATACAGCAGCTTAAAAAAGATTGCGAAACGCAAACGCATTATAAAATTAAAGATGCTTCCATTGTGTTGCTTGGAATCTGCGAACATTGTCAAAATAATTAA
- the ffh gene encoding signal recognition particle protein, producing MFGAITESFQNAINKIRFQDDEKALKRAIDELKKTLLKSDVHYKVLKHLLEEVEQKTKLAGIGKESFLNALKESLNHILTAPGNYGFIFASKPPTIVLMAGLQGSGKTTTTAKLANYLKTRQKKVLLAACDLQRLAAVEQLRQLSHQVEVDFFYEENKTPVEIAKAAKEKAIAGLYDVLLVDSAGRLAIDEALMQELQAIKEAINPNEIFYVVDSLSGQDGVKSAATFHEKMNLSGVILSKFDGDSKGGIALSIAQLLGIPLRFIGVGEKIPDLEVFIPERIVSRLMGAGDIHSLAEKTAAIISEKEAKDISKKIKKGKFTFNDFLAQMDNIKKIGSMQSILSMIPGLSNMASSLKDIDLENSKEIKQIRAMVNSMTPKERENPDLLNGSRKKRIALGAGVDVSDLNRFLKQFENAAKMAKKFSGKGGMNDLMALMKDARMGNLRR from the coding sequence TTGTTTGGCGCTATTACAGAAAGTTTTCAAAATGCAATCAATAAAATTCGTTTTCAAGATGATGAAAAAGCCTTAAAACGAGCCATTGATGAATTAAAAAAGACACTTTTAAAATCTGATGTCCATTATAAGGTATTAAAACATTTACTAGAAGAAGTTGAACAAAAAACAAAACTCGCAGGAATCGGAAAGGAAAGCTTTCTTAACGCACTCAAAGAATCGCTCAATCATATTTTAACAGCACCTGGAAATTACGGCTTTATCTTTGCCTCAAAACCCCCTACCATTGTTTTAATGGCAGGATTACAAGGGAGCGGTAAAACAACGACAACAGCAAAACTAGCCAATTATCTCAAAACTAGACAAAAAAAGGTTTTACTAGCCGCTTGTGATTTACAAAGGTTAGCTGCAGTAGAACAATTAAGGCAACTAAGCCATCAAGTGGAAGTTGATTTTTTCTATGAAGAAAATAAAACTCCCGTTGAAATCGCTAAAGCTGCTAAAGAAAAGGCTATAGCTGGACTTTATGATGTTTTATTAGTTGATAGTGCAGGACGCCTAGCCATTGATGAAGCTTTAATGCAAGAATTACAAGCTATTAAAGAAGCGATTAATCCTAATGAAATTTTCTATGTAGTTGATAGCTTAAGTGGGCAAGATGGAGTAAAAAGTGCTGCAACATTCCACGAAAAAATGAATTTAAGCGGTGTTATTTTAAGTAAATTTGATGGAGATAGCAAAGGAGGAATTGCACTCTCAATCGCCCAACTACTTGGAATTCCACTTCGCTTTATTGGGGTGGGTGAAAAAATACCCGATCTAGAAGTCTTTATCCCCGAACGCATTGTTAGCAGACTTATGGGGGCTGGAGATATTCACTCACTTGCAGAAAAAACTGCGGCTATCATTAGCGAAAAAGAAGCAAAAGATATTTCCAAAAAAATCAAAAAGGGGAAATTTACCTTTAATGACTTTTTAGCCCAAATGGATAATATTAAAAAAATTGGCTCTATGCAATCCATACTTTCAATGATTCCTGGGCTTTCAAATATGGCAAGTTCGCTCAAAGACATTGATTTAGAGAATTCTAAAGAAATCAAGCAAATAAGGGCAATGGTCAATTCTATGACTCCCAAAGAAAGAGAAAACCCAGATTTACTCAATGGTAGCAGAAAAAAAAGAATTGCATTAGGAGCAGGAGTGGATGTGAGTGATCTCAATCGCTTTTTGAAGCAATTTGAAAATGCTGCTAAAATGGCAAAAAAATTCTCCGGAAAAGGCGGAATGAATGATCTGATGGCTTTAATGAAAGATGCAAGAATGGGCAATCTTAGACGATAG
- the rpsP gene encoding 30S ribosomal protein S16 — protein sequence MATVIRLTKMGRKKKPFYRIVVTDSRKKRDGGWIESIGYYNPLTEPSTVKFDAERLKYWVSVGAKMSERVQAITK from the coding sequence ATGGCAACAGTTATTCGCCTAACCAAAATGGGACGCAAGAAAAAACCATTCTACCGAATCGTAGTAACCGATAGCAGAAAAAAAAGAGATGGGGGCTGGATTGAATCAATTGGATATTATAATCCCCTAACAGAACCTTCCACAGTAAAATTTGATGCAGAACGCTTGAAATACTGGGTAAGTGTTGGTGCTAAAATGAGCGAGAGAGTGCAGGCAATCACAAAATAA
- a CDS encoding KH domain-containing protein → MVEDFIALYVKKLVSEPEKIQVNKKELDTNFYEIEIVSSAQDVGRLIGKDGKMIGAIKTIISGSKAKDGNSYRMIVKTQ, encoded by the coding sequence ATGGTTGAAGATTTCATAGCACTTTATGTCAAAAAGCTTGTTAGCGAACCTGAAAAAATCCAAGTCAATAAAAAAGAGCTAGATACCAATTTCTATGAAATAGAAATTGTTTCTTCCGCCCAAGATGTTGGAAGATTAATCGGCAAAGATGGTAAAATGATTGGTGCTATTAAAACTATCATTTCTGGTTCAAAAGCAAAAGATGGCAATTCTTATCGCATGATTGTAAAAACACAATAA
- the rimM gene encoding ribosome maturation factor RimM (Essential for efficient processing of 16S rRNA), which produces MLQKNKTQKDWVSVAKIGRAVGVKGEVLLHLLTDFPESLKIGNTYFTQNGTLTIQNYNKENSRVKFTQIDSPEKAKQITNLILYTTQDFTKEHCILQKDEFFWFDIIGSQIMEEDKILGEVSEIERLGEKDFLVIKTAKELCKNGLPKSFLIPYESRYILEVETNLNPKIIRTQLCKAILENS; this is translated from the coding sequence ATGCTTCAAAAAAATAAAACACAAAAAGATTGGGTAAGTGTCGCAAAAATAGGTCGAGCTGTCGGTGTAAAAGGCGAAGTCCTTTTACATTTATTGACAGATTTTCCCGAATCACTAAAAATTGGAAATACCTATTTTACACAAAATGGCACTTTAACTATCCAAAACTATAACAAAGAAAATTCGCGTGTAAAATTCACGCAAATTGATTCTCCTGAAAAAGCCAAACAAATTACAAATCTCATTCTTTATACGACACAAGATTTTACTAAAGAACATTGTATTTTGCAAAAAGATGAATTTTTTTGGTTTGACATTATAGGAAGCCAAATTATGGAAGAAGATAAGATTTTAGGTGAAGTAAGTGAGATAGAACGGCTAGGAGAGAAAGATTTTTTAGTTATAAAAACCGCCAAAGAGCTTTGCAAAAATGGTTTGCCAAAGAGTTTTCTAATCCCCTATGAATCGCGTTATATCTTAGAGGTAGAAACAAATCTTAATCCTAAAATCATTCGCACCCAACTTTGCAAAGCGATTTTAGAAAATAGTTAA
- the trmD gene encoding tRNA (guanosine(37)-N1)-methyltransferase TrmD, which produces MHFSFVTLFPHLIQSYFSDSILYRAIENKKISIDFINPRDFSNNRFLKVDDYQIGGGAGLVLEPFAISKALEKLKERDPKAHIIFLTPCGKTFNQSDSKRLAKKDHIILVCGRYEGFDERLIELYANEVLSIGDFILTGGELAALCLCDSVSRQVDGVLGNNQSLQGESYENFLLEAPNFVKPHIFKNLSVPSEYSKGNHAKIHDLKLKASEAKTRFHRIDLYWQYKQRLKNEK; this is translated from the coding sequence ATGCACTTTTCTTTTGTTACCCTATTTCCTCATTTAATACAATCTTACTTTAGCGATTCAATCTTATATCGTGCTATAGAGAATAAAAAGATTTCTATAGATTTTATTAATCCAAGGGATTTTAGCAACAATCGCTTTTTAAAAGTTGATGATTACCAAATTGGAGGTGGAGCGGGATTGGTGTTAGAGCCTTTTGCAATAAGTAAAGCTTTAGAAAAGTTAAAAGAACGCGATCCTAAAGCACATATTATTTTTCTTACACCTTGTGGCAAAACCTTTAATCAAAGTGATTCTAAGCGATTGGCAAAAAAAGATCACATTATCCTTGTTTGTGGGCGTTATGAAGGGTTTGATGAAAGACTTATTGAGCTTTATGCTAATGAGGTTTTAAGTATTGGAGATTTTATTTTAACAGGTGGAGAGTTGGCAGCTTTATGCCTTTGTGATAGCGTTTCAAGGCAAGTTGATGGAGTGCTTGGAAACAATCAATCACTCCAAGGTGAAAGCTATGAAAATTTTTTATTAGAAGCACCCAATTTTGTAAAACCCCATATTTTTAAAAATTTAAGTGTCCCTTCAGAGTATTCAAAGGGAAATCATGCTAAAATTCACGATTTAAAACTAAAGGCATCAGAGGCAAAAACAAGATTCCACAGGATTGACCTCTATTGGCAATATAAACAAAGGTTGAAAAATGAGAAATAA
- the rplS gene encoding 50S ribosomal protein L19 gives MRNKYIQHFEDAQIAGKEIPQFKAGDTLRVGIRISEGDKTRIQNFEGICISLRGVGTGKTFTIRKIGANGVGVERIFPLYSESIDSIKVLKIGRVRRAKLYYLRTRSGKSARIKEIRK, from the coding sequence ATGAGAAATAAATACATTCAGCATTTCGAAGATGCACAAATAGCGGGAAAAGAGATTCCACAATTTAAAGCAGGCGATACCTTAAGAGTAGGGATTCGTATTTCAGAAGGTGACAAAACAAGAATTCAAAACTTTGAAGGAATCTGTATTTCATTGCGTGGTGTTGGCACAGGCAAAACTTTTACAATCCGCAAAATTGGTGCTAATGGAGTTGGGGTTGAGAGAATCTTCCCTCTTTATTCAGAAAGCATTGATAGCATTAAAGTGCTTAAAATCGGTCGCGTTAGAAGAGCAAAACTTTACTATCTCCGCACAAGAAGTGGAAAATCTGCAAGAATTAAAGAGATTAGAAAATAA
- a CDS encoding AEC family transporter, protein MFIFTPLFTIFVLLLGGYLAKRVGVLKQKQSRMFLDFAILFALPCLIFDKTYHLNFDLSLIALILGGLLSCVLAALFAVVLGVIFKFSKSTLASMFLLAGFGNTLFVGIPIVSGVYGEVFLSEVIFYDALATAIPISIIGPIVLSCVGSQKVNMLENIKKILFFPPFIALMLGFICKIFVLPEFVFKPIVIFGNSATAVALFAIGLGLGFGAIKTAYKPTIIVVLCKTLLAPLIFIILLKLLAVELEPRIIVAILESAMPTMTLAGAMIMKAKLDTNLAVSSIAFGILFSFVSIPLLCYFLF, encoded by the coding sequence ATGTTTATTTTTACTCCTTTATTTACAATTTTTGTGTTGCTACTTGGTGGATATTTAGCAAAAAGAGTTGGAGTTTTGAAACAAAAGCAATCGCGTATGTTTTTGGATTTTGCAATTCTTTTTGCCTTACCTTGTTTGATTTTTGATAAGACTTATCATCTTAACTTTGATTTAAGCCTTATTGCTTTGATTCTTGGCGGATTGCTTTCTTGTGTGCTTGCAGCACTTTTTGCAGTGGTGCTTGGAGTGATATTTAAATTTTCAAAAAGCACTTTAGCAAGTATGTTTTTATTAGCTGGTTTTGGTAATACCCTTTTTGTTGGTATCCCTATTGTTTCAGGAGTGTATGGGGAAGTGTTTTTAAGTGAAGTTATTTTTTATGATGCTTTAGCAACGGCGATTCCTATCTCCATTATTGGTCCTATCGTGCTTTCTTGTGTGGGTAGTCAAAAGGTTAATATGCTAGAAAATATTAAAAAAATTTTATTTTTCCCTCCTTTTATTGCTTTGATGTTAGGTTTTATTTGTAAGATTTTTGTATTGCCAGAATTTGTTTTTAAGCCTATTGTTATTTTTGGAAATTCTGCAACAGCAGTCGCACTTTTTGCCATTGGTCTTGGTCTTGGATTTGGTGCTATCAAAACAGCTTACAAGCCTACAATTATTGTTGTTTTATGTAAAACCTTATTGGCTCCTTTAATTTTTATTATTCTTCTAAAACTCTTAGCGGTGGAATTAGAGCCTCGAATTATTGTTGCTATTTTAGAATCTGCAATGCCTACAATGACACTAGCTGGTGCGATGATTATGAAAGCTAAATTGGATACTAATTTGGCTGTGAGTTCTATTGCATTTGGAATTTTGTTTTCTTTTGTTTCTATTCCACTTTTATGCTATTTTTTATTTTAA
- a CDS encoding DegQ family serine endoprotease encodes MKIKTLLFGALLAGNVFAFEVSTLPNITSRETPDISENKVYSFYDSIKEAKKGVVNISTQKKVKAANIQGHPLLNDPFFRQFFGDAFGAIVPKDRIERSLGSGVIISSDGYIVTNNHVVEGADKIIVALPDSNKEYEAKIIGRDEKSDLAIVKINAKNLPFLKFASSDDLQVGDVVFAIGNPFGVGESVTQGIISALNKSGIGINDYENFIQTDASINPGNSGGALVDSRGGLIGINTAILSRTGGNHGIGFAIPSEMVKKISKALIEDGVIERGYLGVSIQDINGDLKEVYKNQNGAVVISIENDSPAQKSGLKVWDLITKVNGKPIRSAAELKNYIGTFSPKDTINLTIIRDKKEQNLTLTLAKLANTQSIAKEVGSIQGLEVSELTPTMKENYGIPSNIQGIFISQVAPNSKAEELGFREGDIIVQIESFSISDLKSFNDALKRYKGQPKRMLINRGGRIFSIVAK; translated from the coding sequence ATGAAAATCAAGACACTTCTTTTTGGAGCATTGTTAGCTGGAAATGTTTTTGCTTTTGAAGTTAGCACATTGCCCAATATTACCTCTAGGGAAACTCCCGATATTTCAGAAAATAAAGTTTATTCTTTTTATGATTCTATTAAGGAAGCTAAAAAGGGTGTGGTTAATATTTCTACACAAAAAAAGGTCAAAGCGGCTAATATTCAAGGGCATCCTCTTTTGAATGATCCATTTTTTCGGCAGTTTTTTGGTGATGCTTTTGGGGCTATTGTGCCTAAAGATAGAATTGAACGAAGCCTTGGAAGTGGCGTAATTATTTCAAGTGATGGTTATATTGTTACCAATAATCATGTGGTTGAAGGTGCAGATAAAATTATTGTTGCTTTGCCAGATTCTAATAAAGAATATGAGGCAAAAATTATTGGCAGGGATGAAAAAAGCGATTTAGCAATTGTAAAGATTAATGCAAAAAATCTTCCCTTTTTGAAATTTGCTTCAAGCGATGATTTGCAAGTGGGTGATGTTGTTTTTGCTATTGGAAATCCTTTTGGTGTGGGCGAGAGTGTAACGCAAGGGATTATCTCTGCACTTAATAAAAGTGGAATTGGCATTAATGATTATGAGAATTTTATCCAGACAGATGCTTCTATTAATCCGGGAAATAGTGGCGGAGCTTTGGTAGATAGCCGTGGTGGATTGATTGGAATTAATACCGCTATTCTTTCACGCACAGGTGGAAATCATGGTATTGGATTTGCGATTCCATCTGAAATGGTGAAGAAAATTTCTAAAGCCTTAATAGAAGATGGTGTGATTGAGCGTGGTTATCTTGGCGTAAGTATCCAAGATATTAATGGTGATTTAAAAGAAGTTTATAAGAATCAAAATGGTGCGGTGGTAATTTCTATTGAAAATGATTCTCCAGCACAAAAGAGCGGTTTGAAAGTTTGGGATTTGATTACCAAAGTTAATGGAAAGCCCATTAGATCTGCTGCTGAACTTAAAAATTATATTGGCACTTTTAGCCCTAAAGATACAATTAATCTTACTATTATAAGGGATAAAAAGGAGCAAAATTTAACATTAACTTTAGCAAAACTCGCTAATACTCAATCTATTGCAAAGGAAGTAGGTAGCATACAAGGGCTTGAGGTTTCAGAGCTAACGCCAACAATGAAAGAAAATTATGGAATTCCAAGCAATATTCAAGGGATTTTTATTTCTCAAGTGGCACCAAATAGCAAGGCAGAAGAGCTAGGATTTAGAGAGGGTGATATCATTGTTCAAATTGAGAGCTTTAGTATTTCAGATCTAAAATCTTTTAATGATGCACTTAAACGCTATAAAGGACAACCAAAGCGAATGCTAATCAATCGTGGTGGTAGAATCTTTAGTATCGTTGCTAAATAA